A region from the Paraburkholderia youngii genome encodes:
- the tolQ gene encoding protein TolQ: MNTTQDLSIVSLVLNASLLAQAVMALLLLLSLLSWTFIFRKWFAIRRARAQTERFERDFWSGGDLQALYQSAANNRHRIGALERIFESGMREFLKGKEKRLNDAGAILDGARRAMRASFQREMDVLEANLAFLASVGSVSPYIGLFGTVWGIMNAFRGLANVQQATLANVAPGIAEALTATAIGLFAAIPAVVAYNRYAHDIDRLAIRFETFIEEFSNILQRQAH, from the coding sequence ATGAACACTACACAAGATCTGTCGATCGTTTCACTCGTACTCAACGCGAGCCTGCTGGCCCAGGCCGTCATGGCTCTGCTGCTGTTGCTGTCGCTACTCTCCTGGACTTTCATCTTCCGCAAGTGGTTTGCGATTCGCCGGGCGCGCGCGCAAACTGAACGCTTCGAGCGTGATTTCTGGTCGGGCGGCGACCTGCAGGCGCTGTATCAGAGCGCCGCGAACAACCGCCACAGGATCGGCGCGCTCGAGCGGATTTTCGAGTCCGGCATGCGCGAATTCCTGAAAGGCAAAGAGAAACGCCTGAACGATGCCGGCGCAATTCTCGACGGCGCCCGGCGCGCGATGCGCGCATCGTTCCAGCGCGAAATGGACGTGCTCGAAGCGAACCTCGCGTTTCTCGCCTCGGTCGGTTCGGTCAGCCCGTATATCGGTCTGTTCGGCACGGTGTGGGGGATCATGAATGCGTTCCGCGGCCTCGCCAACGTGCAGCAGGCCACGCTCGCGAACGTCGCGCCGGGCATCGCCGAGGCGCTGACCGCCACCGCGATCGGCCTTTTCGCGGCGATTCCGGCAGTGGTCGCCTACAACCGCTACGCGCACGACATCGACCGTCTGGCGATCCGTTTCGAAACCTTCATCGAAGAGTTCTCGAACATCCTGCAGCGTCAGGCACACTAA
- the tolR gene encoding protein TolR, with protein MAGSRSSSMRGSRSRRAMADINVVPYIDVMLVLLVIFMVTAPLVAPSIVNLPTVGGAAPQQQTPPVIVNIRADGNMSVKYKDDSGTQQQEDMTKAGLKGFIADRAQSHPDQPVVIAADKTVKYEVVMNVMSELKAQGVKRVGLLVKSQ; from the coding sequence ATGGCAGGCTCACGCTCCTCCAGCATGCGCGGCTCGCGCTCGCGGCGCGCGATGGCCGACATCAACGTCGTGCCGTACATCGACGTGATGCTCGTGCTGCTCGTGATCTTCATGGTCACGGCGCCGCTCGTCGCACCGTCGATCGTCAATCTGCCGACCGTCGGCGGCGCCGCGCCGCAGCAGCAGACCCCGCCCGTGATCGTCAACATCCGCGCGGACGGCAACATGAGCGTCAAGTACAAGGACGACTCCGGCACGCAGCAGCAGGAAGACATGACGAAAGCTGGTCTCAAAGGTTTCATCGCCGATCGGGCACAATCGCACCCGGATCAGCCCGTCGTGATCGCCGCCGACAAAACCGTGAAGTACGAAGTCGTGATGAATGTGATGTCCGAGTTGAAGGCTCAGGGCGTCAAGCGCGTTGGATTGCTTGTCAAATCGCAATGA
- the tolA gene encoding cell envelope integrity protein TolA, whose protein sequence is MIRKNTEYPLQPPRERGTGRAFLFALVMHALLGFFLYHGIQWQNSTPEGEQAELWTEVPDSAIPHPVVTPPPAPVAPAPPVRDEQADIALQEKKRQQQEAARAAQLAEQQRQLKLKEQQEAEAKRQQQLAAEQAAQLAAQKAAKLKQQQAQQQQQQQQQAEKLKQQLAEQQKQQQLKEQQEQQQKQAQAEAQKKAEAEKAAKAKAQAEAAAQAKKQLDADRRARLAQMQGLAGGVGGSSSSSNGLGKSGTGSGSGGTAASPGYADKVRRLVLQHVNWGGETEGLETVIAVRCSPDGNQLSANITHSSGNAAWDAAALRAVKASDPMPRDVNGKTPDYFTITLRPAA, encoded by the coding sequence ATGATCCGCAAGAACACCGAATATCCGCTTCAGCCACCGCGTGAACGCGGTACCGGGCGAGCTTTTCTGTTCGCGCTGGTGATGCATGCGCTGCTCGGATTCTTTCTTTATCACGGCATCCAGTGGCAAAACAGCACGCCCGAGGGCGAGCAGGCGGAACTGTGGACCGAGGTGCCGGATTCCGCGATCCCGCATCCCGTCGTCACGCCGCCGCCCGCGCCGGTCGCCCCTGCCCCGCCCGTGCGCGACGAGCAGGCCGACATCGCGCTGCAGGAAAAGAAGCGTCAGCAGCAGGAAGCGGCTCGCGCCGCGCAATTGGCCGAACAGCAGCGCCAGTTGAAGCTGAAAGAGCAGCAGGAAGCGGAAGCGAAGCGTCAGCAACAACTGGCGGCCGAACAGGCGGCCCAACTCGCGGCGCAGAAAGCCGCCAAGCTCAAGCAGCAACAGGCGCAACAGCAACAACAGCAACAGCAGCAGGCCGAGAAGCTCAAGCAGCAGCTCGCCGAGCAGCAGAAGCAGCAGCAACTGAAGGAACAGCAGGAGCAGCAGCAAAAGCAGGCTCAGGCGGAAGCGCAAAAGAAGGCTGAGGCCGAGAAGGCGGCGAAGGCGAAGGCGCAAGCCGAAGCGGCGGCACAAGCGAAGAAGCAGCTCGATGCGGACCGTCGCGCGCGGCTGGCGCAAATGCAGGGTCTGGCTGGCGGCGTCGGCGGCAGCAGTTCGAGCAGCAACGGACTGGGCAAGAGCGGAACGGGTAGCGGCTCCGGGGGCACGGCGGCATCGCCAGGTTACGCGGACAAGGTGCGCCGGCTGGTGCTTCAGCATGTGAACTGGGGCGGCGAAACGGAAGGTCTGGAGACCGTGATCGCCGTGCGCTGTTCGCCGGACGGCAATCAGCTGAGCGCAAACATTACCCACAGCAGCGGCAACGCCGCGTGGGACGCCGCCGCGTTGCGGGCGGTGAAAGCCTCCGATCCGATGCCGCGGGACGTGAATGGCAAGACGCCGGACTACTTCACTATCACGCTGCGGCCGGCGGCTTGA
- the tolB gene encoding Tol-Pal system beta propeller repeat protein TolB — protein MSLMTKLGLRTLVATCLIAVGGAANAQLNVLVTGVGSTQFPIATANFANEANSPQQVSTIVRQDLQRSGKFTNIDAGSTPVSETDSVDLGAWKAKGANAFVAGSVNRLPNGQYEVRFKLYDTVKGESLGGLVLVSPESGLRMSAHKVADYIYAKLMGNRGVFATRLSYVIKSGNRYQLQISDSDGQDAHIALSSPEPIISPAWSPDGTKVAYVSFEKKKPIVYIHDLPTGRRIVVSDQKGNNSAPAWSPDGRTLAVALSRTGNTQIFAVNADGSGLRRLTQGSSIDTEPTYSPDGQWIYFTSDRGGAPQIYKMPAQGESAGNAQRVTFTGSYNTSPRVSPDGKELAYISRVGGAFKLYIQDLQGGTATGLTDTSHDESPSFAANGQYILYATQVNGRGVLAAVSTDGRTRQVLSVQGGSVREPSWGPFMQ, from the coding sequence ATGAGTTTGATGACCAAGCTAGGCCTGCGAACACTCGTGGCAACGTGCCTGATCGCCGTCGGCGGCGCCGCCAACGCACAACTCAACGTCCTCGTGACGGGCGTCGGATCCACACAGTTTCCGATCGCAACGGCGAATTTCGCCAATGAAGCGAACTCCCCGCAGCAGGTCAGCACGATCGTGCGTCAGGACCTGCAACGCAGCGGCAAATTCACGAATATCGACGCAGGCTCGACGCCGGTGTCCGAGACCGATTCCGTCGACCTCGGCGCATGGAAGGCGAAGGGCGCCAACGCGTTCGTCGCGGGCAGCGTGAACCGCCTGCCGAACGGCCAGTACGAAGTGCGCTTCAAGCTCTACGACACGGTCAAGGGCGAAAGCCTCGGCGGCCTCGTGCTGGTGAGCCCGGAGAGCGGTCTGCGCATGAGCGCGCACAAGGTCGCGGACTACATTTACGCCAAGCTGATGGGCAACCGCGGCGTGTTCGCGACGCGCCTGTCGTATGTGATCAAGTCGGGCAACCGCTACCAGCTGCAGATCTCGGATTCGGACGGCCAGGACGCGCATATTGCGCTGTCGAGCCCCGAGCCGATCATTTCGCCGGCCTGGTCGCCGGACGGCACCAAGGTCGCGTACGTGTCGTTCGAGAAGAAAAAGCCGATCGTCTACATCCACGACCTGCCCACCGGCCGGCGCATCGTCGTATCGGACCAGAAGGGCAACAACAGCGCGCCGGCGTGGTCGCCGGATGGCCGCACGCTCGCCGTAGCGCTGTCGCGCACCGGCAATACGCAGATTTTCGCGGTCAACGCGGACGGCAGCGGTCTGCGTCGTCTGACGCAGGGCAGCTCGATCGACACCGAGCCGACCTACTCTCCTGACGGTCAGTGGATCTATTTCACGAGCGACCGCGGCGGCGCTCCACAGATCTACAAGATGCCGGCGCAAGGTGAAAGCGCGGGCAACGCGCAACGCGTCACGTTTACGGGCAGCTACAACACCAGCCCGCGTGTGAGTCCTGACGGCAAGGAGCTTGCCTACATCTCGCGCGTCGGCGGTGCATTCAAGCTGTACATCCAGGACCTGCAAGGCGGAACCGCCACGGGCCTGACGGACACCTCACATGACGAATCGCCGAGCTTCGCGGCGAATGGTCAGTACATTCTTTACGCCACTCAGGTGAACGGCCGTGGCGTGTTGGCCGCAGTATCGACCGATGGTCGCACTCGGCAGGTCCTGTCCGTTCAGGGGGGCAGCGTACGCGAGCCATCCTGGGGCCCGTTTATGCAATAA
- the pal gene encoding peptidoglycan-associated lipoprotein Pal — MMSKLRFAFAVVMVGALAACHSGVKLDENAGKGAGSAQPNPNDVATVNVDPLNDPNSPLAKRSIYFDFDSYSVKDDYQPLLQQHAQYLKGHPQRHVLIQGNTDERGTSEYNLALGQKRAEAVRRSLSLMGVSDSQMEAVSLGKEKPLATGHDEASWAQNRRADLVYQQ; from the coding sequence ATGATGTCCAAACTTCGTTTCGCATTCGCCGTCGTGATGGTCGGTGCATTGGCCGCATGTCACTCTGGCGTCAAGCTCGACGAAAACGCCGGCAAGGGCGCAGGCTCGGCTCAACCGAATCCGAACGACGTCGCGACGGTCAACGTCGACCCGCTGAACGATCCGAACAGCCCGCTCGCAAAGCGCAGCATCTACTTCGACTTCGACAGTTACTCGGTGAAGGACGACTATCAACCGCTGCTGCAACAACACGCGCAATATCTGAAGGGTCACCCGCAGCGTCACGTGCTGATCCAGGGCAACACCGACGAGCGCGGTACGAGCGAATACAACCTCGCGCTCGGCCAGAAGCGTGCTGAAGCCGTGCGTCGTTCGCTGTCGCTGATGGGCGTGTCGGATTCGCAAATGGAAGCCGTGAGCCTCGGCAAGGAAAAGCCGCTGGCAACGGGTCATGACGAAGCGTCGTGGGCACAGAACCGCCGCGCCGACCTCGTGTATCAACAGTAA
- the ybgF gene encoding tol-pal system protein YbgF, whose amino-acid sequence MTHRFSWLRVAAAACVAGTALVAVPAHAGMFDDDQARQAILDLRSKTDSLSSQLSAAQRTILDQSNRLDQLNQQVATLRGQNEDMANQLTTLQKQQKDYYTDLDTRLKKFEPQQQTVDGVQGEVQPGETDAFNTASQQFRSGDFKTAAASFRSFISKYPTSPYQPTAQYWLGNALYALRDYKGSTAVWQGIVAKYPQHPRAPEALLAIANNQLEQGQKAAAKKTLEQIVAQYAGSDVAQSAQSKLSQIK is encoded by the coding sequence ATGACGCATCGTTTCTCCTGGCTGCGGGTTGCCGCAGCGGCCTGCGTCGCAGGCACGGCCCTCGTGGCCGTGCCCGCCCATGCGGGCATGTTCGACGACGATCAGGCCCGCCAGGCCATTCTCGATCTGCGCTCGAAGACCGATAGTCTGTCGAGCCAGCTGTCGGCGGCGCAGCGCACGATCCTCGATCAGTCCAACCGTCTCGACCAGCTGAACCAGCAGGTCGCGACTCTGCGCGGACAGAACGAGGACATGGCGAACCAGCTCACGACGCTGCAAAAGCAGCAGAAGGACTACTACACCGATCTCGACACGCGCCTGAAGAAATTCGAGCCGCAGCAGCAGACGGTGGATGGTGTCCAGGGCGAGGTCCAGCCGGGTGAAACCGATGCGTTCAACACGGCTTCACAGCAGTTCCGCAGCGGAGACTTCAAGACCGCCGCAGCATCGTTCCGCAGCTTCATCTCCAAATATCCGACCAGCCCCTATCAGCCGACCGCGCAATACTGGCTCGGCAACGCGCTGTATGCACTGCGCGACTACAAGGGTTCGACGGCGGTCTGGCAAGGTATCGTGGCCAAGTACCCGCAGCATCCGCGCGCCCCGGAAGCGCTGCTCGCGATCGCGAACAATCAGCTCGAACAAGGCCAGAAGGCCGCGGCGAAAAAGACGCTCGAGCAGATCGTCGCGCAATACGCCGGCTCGGACGTCGCGCAGTCGGCGCAGAGCAAGCTGTCGCAGATCAAGTAG
- a CDS encoding ESPR-type extended signal peptide-containing protein — MNKDNYRLIFSSLRNMLVAAAETATATGRQAGQSSVCCCLVARYR; from the coding sequence GTGAATAAAGATAACTATCGGCTGATATTCAGCAGTCTGAGAAACATGCTGGTTGCCGCTGCGGAGACCGCCACGGCAACTGGAAGGCAAGCCGGACAGAGCTCGGTTTGCTGCTGCCTGGTTGCACGATACCGCTGA
- a CDS encoding LamG-like jellyroll fold domain-containing protein, translating into MDRTKTSSFTLAVSRRTFLHSLGALALSACGGGGSVGEAAVSRSAVARAASINTASLVLARAATGEAAVATSGAFVHPGLLHTQTDFDRMAQKVAAQAQPWYAGFQVLTANGHTRLSWSPRPAAQINRGGTGPQNYPQLYGDIAAAYACALYWKVTGDTAYADKAVQIMNAWSSTLQSLAGDTNVDLAAGIYGYEFAIVGEIMRSYPGLAAADLAAFQSMMSNIFYPINIDFLNRHNNTDYTHYWANWDLCSMASIMAIGVLCDDRAMFDEAVNYYLSGLGNGAIAQAVYYLHPGYLGQWQESGRDQGHNNLGIGLCGAICEMAWNQGIDLYGYDNNRFLAGAEYVAKANLIQADGTYLTVPYESYANVDVVQPGFSTASQGDIRPIWALVYNHYVNRKGLAAPWSEKFALAIQPEGGGGNYGTTSGGYDQLGYGTLAYTRDPVTPAAAPSGVTAWPAAGQVVLSWWGVANGTSYNVKRAANSGGPYTTVASGITDVLTYTDSPQAGVWYYVVSATTAAGESANSNEVVAVTAVQLHTWLSFDESSGTTAADATGNGHTGTLVGGASRTAGKSGNAVLLDGSSGYVSLPNDIVGDVSDFTIATWVFRNSNSTKLWERVFDFGTGTGRYMMLTPDSSGGTVRFSITLNGSHNERQVNGNAPLPSGQWTHVAVTLSGTTLTLYVNGSQTGQTTGVAFAPWHLGPSAQNWIGRSQYAADPYFNGAIDEFRIYRGALPPDRIATLAQG; encoded by the coding sequence ATGGATCGAACCAAAACAAGCAGTTTCACCTTGGCAGTGTCGCGCCGCACCTTTTTGCACAGTCTCGGCGCGTTGGCGCTGAGCGCATGCGGCGGGGGCGGCAGCGTCGGCGAAGCGGCCGTGAGCCGCTCGGCCGTTGCGAGGGCGGCGAGCATCAACACGGCCAGCCTCGTGCTCGCACGAGCGGCAACCGGCGAGGCCGCCGTTGCGACGAGTGGCGCGTTCGTGCATCCGGGGCTCCTGCACACGCAGACCGACTTCGACCGCATGGCGCAGAAGGTCGCCGCGCAGGCGCAGCCCTGGTACGCCGGCTTTCAGGTGCTGACCGCCAACGGCCACACGCGACTGTCCTGGTCGCCCCGGCCGGCCGCGCAGATCAATCGTGGCGGCACCGGACCGCAGAACTATCCGCAGCTCTATGGCGACATCGCCGCCGCCTACGCTTGCGCGCTGTACTGGAAAGTCACTGGCGACACGGCATACGCCGACAAGGCGGTGCAAATCATGAACGCGTGGTCCTCGACGCTGCAGAGTCTCGCCGGCGACACCAACGTCGATCTGGCCGCCGGCATCTATGGCTACGAGTTCGCGATCGTCGGCGAGATCATGCGCAGCTACCCTGGCCTCGCCGCAGCGGACCTCGCGGCGTTCCAGTCGATGATGTCCAACATCTTCTATCCGATCAACATCGACTTCCTGAACCGCCACAACAACACCGACTACACGCACTACTGGGCCAACTGGGACTTGTGCAGCATGGCGTCGATCATGGCGATCGGCGTGCTCTGTGACGACCGCGCGATGTTCGACGAAGCGGTCAACTACTACCTGAGCGGGCTTGGCAACGGTGCGATTGCGCAGGCGGTCTACTACCTGCACCCGGGCTACCTCGGCCAGTGGCAGGAGAGCGGGCGCGACCAGGGGCACAACAACCTCGGCATCGGGCTGTGCGGCGCCATCTGCGAGATGGCCTGGAACCAGGGCATCGATCTCTACGGCTACGACAACAACCGCTTCCTCGCCGGCGCGGAGTACGTGGCGAAGGCGAATCTCATTCAAGCCGACGGAACCTACCTCACGGTGCCGTACGAGAGCTATGCGAATGTCGACGTAGTGCAGCCCGGGTTTTCGACGGCCTCGCAAGGCGATATCCGTCCGATCTGGGCGCTCGTCTACAACCACTATGTCAATCGCAAGGGGCTGGCCGCGCCGTGGTCCGAGAAGTTCGCGCTCGCGATCCAGCCGGAAGGCGGCGGCGGCAACTACGGTACGACGAGCGGCGGCTACGACCAGCTCGGCTACGGCACGCTCGCCTACACGCGCGATCCGGTGACGCCGGCCGCCGCGCCGAGCGGCGTGACCGCCTGGCCGGCGGCGGGGCAGGTGGTGCTGTCGTGGTGGGGCGTGGCGAATGGCACGAGCTACAACGTCAAGCGCGCCGCGAATTCGGGTGGCCCGTACACGACCGTCGCGAGCGGCATCACCGACGTGCTGACCTATACCGACAGCCCGCAGGCCGGCGTGTGGTACTACGTCGTCAGCGCGACGACGGCAGCGGGCGAGAGCGCGAACTCGAACGAGGTCGTCGCGGTGACGGCCGTGCAGTTGCATACCTGGCTGAGCTTCGACGAGTCGAGCGGCACGACCGCGGCTGACGCGACCGGCAACGGCCATACGGGCACGCTAGTCGGCGGCGCGTCGCGCACCGCTGGCAAGTCCGGCAACGCGGTGCTGCTCGACGGCTCGAGCGGCTACGTCAGCCTGCCCAACGACATCGTCGGGGACGTCTCGGATTTCACGATCGCGACGTGGGTGTTCCGCAATTCAAACAGCACGAAGCTATGGGAGCGCGTGTTCGATTTCGGCACGGGCACCGGCCGTTACATGATGCTCACCCCCGACAGCAGTGGTGGCACGGTGCGCTTTTCGATCACGCTCAACGGGTCTCACAACGAGCGTCAGGTCAATGGCAACGCGCCGCTGCCGAGCGGCCAATGGACCCATGTGGCCGTGACGCTCTCGGGCACGACGCTCACGCTGTACGTCAACGGCAGCCAGACCGGCCAGACGACGGGCGTGGCGTTCGCGCCGTGGCATCTCGGCCCGAGCGCGCAGAACTGGATCGGACGTTCTCAGTACGCGGCGGACCCGTACTTCAACGGAGCGATCGACGAGTTTCGCATCTATCGCGGCGCGTTACCGCCGGATCGGATCGCGACGCTCGCGCAGGGTTGA
- a CDS encoding mechanosensitive ion channel family protein, whose product MDIETARAFIMTRGIDIGTKVLGAIVLWIVGRWVIGLISNLLRKVLARNGKVDPTLAHYLASILGALLNLLLVLAILQIFGVQTTSFAALLAGLGLAIGTAWGGLLAHFAAGVFMQVLRPFKVGDFVTAAGVTGTVTELGLFGTTIVTPDNVMTIVGNNKIFSDTISNYSVLPFRRVELTAKIANGVDPTDAIARLKAAVAKIPNVSENPAPDIEVLSFTPEGPLLCVRPYSSNQNYWQVYFDTNRAIVQTFKEAGYPTPETPLAPRAITRD is encoded by the coding sequence TTGGATATCGAAACCGCACGTGCATTCATCATGACCCGGGGCATCGACATCGGCACCAAGGTGCTCGGCGCCATCGTGCTGTGGATCGTCGGCCGCTGGGTCATCGGGCTGATCTCCAACCTGTTGCGCAAGGTGCTCGCTCGCAACGGCAAGGTCGATCCGACGCTCGCCCACTACCTCGCGTCGATTCTCGGCGCGTTGCTGAACCTGCTGCTCGTCCTCGCAATCCTGCAAATCTTCGGTGTGCAGACAACGTCGTTCGCAGCATTGCTCGCCGGTCTTGGCCTCGCGATCGGCACTGCGTGGGGCGGCCTGCTCGCGCACTTCGCGGCCGGCGTGTTCATGCAGGTGCTGCGACCGTTCAAGGTCGGCGATTTCGTCACGGCCGCGGGCGTCACCGGCACCGTCACCGAGTTGGGCCTGTTCGGCACGACGATCGTCACGCCGGACAACGTGATGACCATCGTCGGCAACAACAAGATCTTTTCCGACACGATCTCGAACTACAGCGTGCTGCCGTTCCGGCGCGTCGAGCTGACCGCGAAGATCGCCAACGGCGTCGATCCGACCGATGCGATCGCGCGTCTGAAAGCCGCCGTCGCAAAGATTCCGAACGTGTCCGAAAACCCCGCGCCGGACATCGAGGTGTTGAGCTTCACGCCGGAAGGACCGTTGCTGTGCGTACGCCCTTACTCGTCCAATCAGAACTACTGGCAGGTCTACTTCGACACCAATCGCGCGATCGTGCAGACCTTCAAGGAAGCCGGCTACCCGACGCCGGAAACGCCGCTCGCGCCGCGCGCGATCACGCGCGATTGA
- a CDS encoding VTT domain-containing protein yields MDTLLHFANLVLHIDKFLGDFIQVYGTWVYAVLFAIVFAETGLVVLPFLPGDSLLFIGGAFCAAGQMHLGLLILLLLVAAIGGNTTNYLIGRAIGPRVFNSHIPVLERFLDRAALQKTHDFYEKHGGKTIVLARFIPVVRTFAPFVAGASSMTWSRFQMFNVVGALSWVLLLVLLGYFFGNIPFIRQYLNVIVLVGIGAAIVPVVLAALWKMLRKNGANASTR; encoded by the coding sequence TTGGATACGTTGCTCCATTTCGCCAACCTTGTCCTACACATCGACAAGTTCCTCGGGGACTTCATCCAGGTGTATGGCACCTGGGTCTACGCGGTGCTATTCGCGATCGTGTTCGCAGAAACCGGACTCGTGGTTCTGCCGTTTCTGCCGGGCGACTCGCTGCTGTTCATCGGCGGCGCGTTCTGCGCGGCCGGCCAGATGCATCTCGGGCTGCTGATCCTGCTGCTGTTGGTGGCTGCGATCGGCGGCAATACGACCAACTATCTGATCGGCCGTGCGATCGGACCGCGTGTGTTCAATTCGCATATTCCGGTGCTCGAGCGCTTTCTCGATCGCGCCGCGCTGCAGAAGACTCACGATTTCTATGAGAAACACGGCGGCAAGACGATCGTGCTCGCGCGTTTCATCCCGGTCGTGCGGACCTTTGCGCCGTTCGTCGCCGGTGCGTCGTCGATGACCTGGAGCCGCTTCCAGATGTTCAACGTCGTCGGCGCGCTGTCGTGGGTGCTCCTGCTCGTGCTGCTCGGCTATTTCTTCGGCAACATTCCGTTCATCCGTCAGTATCTGAACGTGATCGTGCTGGTCGGTATCGGCGCGGCAATTGTGCCGGTCGTGCTCGCCGCGTTGTGGAAGATGCTGCGCAAGAATGGCGCGAACGCGAGTACGCGTTGA